From one Eleginops maclovinus isolate JMC-PN-2008 ecotype Puerto Natales chromosome 7, JC_Emac_rtc_rv5, whole genome shotgun sequence genomic stretch:
- the mitd1 gene encoding MIT domain-containing protein 1 — protein MTQNHVSGMESSAISVLKRAVELDHSGRSQESLVCYQEGIQLLMDVLKASVKDDSKRGHYREKIKGYMDRAEQIKSHVNQLKEDGKYHEQIRISEDATGYSYESLFKPYISSLLTEVWVEDPYIRHIHQLYNFLRFCEMLLKAPCKVKQIHLLTSQDEQADSGQQTSALSEIKESLSAQGVTLDLQYSSTIHDREIRFNNGWIIKIGRGLDYFKRPKGRFSIGYCDYDLRQCHETSVDIFHTKHTKTL, from the exons ATGACCCAGAATCATGTGTCAGGGATGGAGAGCTCCGCCATCTCCGTCCTGAAGCGAGCCGTGGAGCTGGACCACAGCGGCCGCTCCCAGGAGTCTCTGGTCTGCTACCAGGAGGGCATCCAGCTGCTCATGGACGTGCTGAAAG CCTCTGTGAAAGACGACTCAAAGCGAGGTCACTACAGGGAGAAGATTAAGGGCTACATGGACCGAGCAGAGCAAATCAAATCTCACGTGAACCAGCTGAAAGAAG atgGGAAATACCACGAGCAGATCAGGATATCAGAGGATGCTACAGGTTACAGCTACGAGTCTCTGTTCAAGCCCTACATAAGCAGTCTCCTCACGGAAGTCTGGGTAGAAGACCCTTACATACGGCACATACACCAA CTGTACAACTTCCTGCGGTTCTGTGAGATGCTGCTCAAAGCGCCCTGCAAGGTGAAGCAGATCCATCTCCTCACCTCACAGGACGAG CAGGCGGATAGCGGGCAGCAGACCAGCGCTCTCTCTGAGATCAAAGAGAGTCTGAGCGCTCAGGGAGTGACTCTGGATCTGCAGTACTCCTCCACCATACACGACAGGGAGATCAG gTTTAACAATGGTTGGATCATCAAGATAGGAAGAGGACTGGATTACTTCAAGAGACCTAAG GGTCGATTCTCCATCGGTTATTGTGACTATGACCTCAGACAGTGCCACGAGACCAGCGTAGATATTTttcacaccaaacacacaaaaacactatGA
- the rev1 gene encoding DNA repair protein REV1, translated as MSRDVWSKKKANASGDNGWAERGGYMAAKVSKLDEQFKLDTPREIQKDGTCSTIFNGVSIYVNGYTDPSVDELRRLMMLHGGQFHMYYSRSKVSHIIANNLPNSKIKELRGEKIVRPLWITDSIKAGCLLPCLQYQLYNQKGPLFPAMISRQASEIAGPSHQKLHLPQRSMQRSMQRSVLNHESQNNSTPPPNHSRLYQDNIQPQSVQQSSAARFINPQPSHLASTYLNTDPRHRSPSHTHLLPNPSPIKPPQKPPLSLLQTPQANLQHQSPGQQQPHSNSSCNSSCKQVEIKINGFLQTSFDVMSHSKSKEMQECGKADPLPQVVKEASLTNGHTHLVNGALKPEDLLSPATDEPSDDKELPQRGVKSSDDKPHSPGPLQTKPDPYEFPQSPPKQSDQSAVSLKQSSSHEANEKRLKPPPPTYQEALKATETHIVPKQLQTSRPLNSNPEKTPPSPAHRSLSHSPVRLNGSHHNAFSSASPNSTNITSKPHHLTEKFPSPSKSSALLMAQTGGLISEYYSHSRLHQISTWRSGFSEYVNELHSKRKAAGGASFPGRERLRKSVDQRSADSGGTSAPTSVKSCIFHVDMDCFFVSVGIRHRPELKGMPVAVTSNRGHGRVPLRPGAQPQLEREYYQRKHALPEREDDDLDTSPSQDSPVPYTNGVDLDAATLSMAEIASCSYEARQAGVKNGMFFGKAKQLCPSLQSVRYDFEAYKEVALTMYETLAGYTHDIEALSCDEVLIDGSALLAELRIDPQDLAGAIRADINEKTGCCASVGMGSNILLARLATRKAKPDGQHLLKPEEVDDFIRELPVTSLPGVGPVMGRKLAGMGVRSCGDLQQVSLSQLQKKFGPRTGQTLFRFCRGLDERPVRYEKERKSVSADINYNIRFTKVDEAESFLTNLSMEVQKRLQDSGLRGRKVTLKVMVRKAGAPLEPAKYGGHGICDNLARSVMLAQSTDSGQLIAAAVIKLFHAMKLQVQEMRGIGIQVQLLDGHHSGPQDSAGPGCRSIKQMLLGQGNGRSRKRTAADDSTHQENASLNVGPPSSSTPRPLSSPEPVPGTSRDQHAGRQTPKNSRVRLNFSIEVPSPSQVDRSVLEALPADLREQVEQSWTNRDRTSSHRRPPSPTAPAPRPPSVRSRPSSPPLPAASAQYTPPAGTLLLQIPNQPDSPGIVLELPHFSQVDPDVFAALPKELQEELKSAYNRVTNVQPQAKISVEPKNPLLQLKQPGAGVGIGRVKRRYKRKNAASPVKKGPSPVKRRNTTNSPAKTLPPPLKPREPINTLKTENGPSTSNSKADIPVSKFIPRPAPVLAGAYDMTDIKTLLREWVTTIPEPMEEDILQVVKFCTDLIEDKDLEKLDLIIKYMKRLMQQSVESVWSMAFDFILDNVQVVVQQTYGSTLKVA; from the exons ATGAGTCGAGATGTGTGGTCAAAGAAGAAAGCCAATGCCAGTGGTGACAATGGTTGGGCTGAGAGG GGCGGCTACATGGCTGCCAAAGTCTCTAAACTGGATGAGCAGTTTAAACTGGACACCCCCAGAGAGATTCAGAAGGACGGGACCTGCTCCACTATTTTCAATGGAGTGTCTATCTATGTTAACGGATACACAG ACCCGAGTGTAGATGAGCTGCGCAGGCTGATGATGCTGCACGGCGGTCAGTTCCACATGTACTACTCTCGCTCCAAGGTCTCCCACATCATCGCCAATAACCTGCCCAACAGCAAAATCAAAGAGCTCAGAGGGGAGAAGATCGTCAGGCCGCTGTGGATCACTGACAG taTCAAGGCTGGGTGTCTCCTGCCCTGCCTGCAGTACCAGCTGTACAATCAGAAGGGCCCGCTCTTCCCTGCTATGATATCGCGCCAGGCGTCGGAGATTGCAGGACCGAGCCATCAGAAGCTTCACCTGCCGCAACGCAGCATGCAGCGCAGCATGCAACGCTCTGTTCTCAACCATGAAAGCCAGAATaactccaccccccccccaaaccacAGTCGACTTTACCAAGACAACATCCAACCTCAGTCCGTGCAGCAGAGCTCTGCTGCTCGCTTCATTAACCCACAGCCAAGCCACTTAGCATCCACTTACCTCAACACAGACCCCAGGCACAGAAGCCCCTCACACACCCACCTGCTGCCTAACCCAAGCCCCATcaaacccccccaaaaacccccacTTTCCCTTCTACAAACACCTCAAGCTAATCTGCAGCACCAGAGCCCCGGTCAACAACAACCTCACAGCAACTCTTCTTGCAACAGCAGCTGCAAGcaagtggaaataaaaat AAATGGATTTCTGCAGACCTCATTTGACGTGATGAGCCATTCGAAATCAAAAGAAATGCAAGAGTGTGGCAAAGCAGATCCTCTGCCGCAGGTGGTGAAGGAAGCTTCCCTGACGAATGGACACACTCATCTTGTTAATGGTGCCTTAAAGCCAGAGGACCTGCTGTCCCCTGCTACAGATGAACCCTCTGATGACAAGGAGCTGCCTCAACGTGGAGTCAAGAGTTCAGACGATAAACCTCACAGTCCTGGGCCGCTTCAGACCAAACCCGACCCTTATGAGTTCCCCCAGAGTCCTCCAAAGCAATCCGACCAGTCTGCGGTCTCTTTGAAGCAATCCAGTTCACATGAAGCCAACGAGAAGAGACTCAAACCTCCACCACCTACCTACCAGGAGGCTTTAAAAGCCACCGAAACCCACATAGTCCCAAAACAGCTCCAGACATCCCGTCCGCTTAATTCAAATCCAGAGAAGACTCCTCCTTCACCTGCACATCGCTCTCTTTCTCATTCTCCTGTTCGTCTGAACGGAAGTCACCACAATGCCTTTTCATCTGCCTCGCCAAACTCGACCAACATAACATCCAAACCTCATCATCTCACTGAAAAGTTTCCATCACCCTCTAAGTCCTCGGCGCTGCTGATGGCACAGACGGGCGGTCTGATCTCTGAGTATTACTCTCACTCACGTTTACACCAGATCTCCACATGGAGGTCTGGCTTCTCGGAGTATGTCAATGAGCTGCACAGCAAGAGGAAAGCAGCGGGGGGCGCGTCCTTTCCTGGGAGAGAACGATTGAGAAAATCGGTGGACCAGCGCTCTGCAGACAGTGGAG GTACGTCAGCACCCACAAGTGTCAAATCGTGTATTTTTCACGTGGACATGGACTGTTTCTTCGTGTCTGTGGGGATCAGGCATCGACCAGAGCTCAAAG GGATGCCTGTAGCTGTGACCAGTAACCGTGGACACGGTCGGGTCCCCCTGAGGCCCGGGGCCCAGCCTCAGCTGGAGCGCGAGTACTACCAGAGGAAACATGCTCTCCCTG agagggaggatgacGATCTGGACACAAGTCCATCACAAGACAGTCCTGTCCCCTATACGAACGGAGTGGACCTGGATGCTGCTACTCTCTCCATGGCAGAGATTGCATCCTGCAGTTATGAAGCCAG GCAGGCGGGCGTGAAGAACGGGATGTTTTTTGGGAAAGCTAAACAGCTCTGTCCCTCGCTGCAGTCCGTCCGATATGATTTTGAAGCGTACAAAGAGGTGGCTCTCACCATGTATGAGACTCTGGCGGG TTACACCCATGACATCGAGGCTCTGAGCTGTGATGAGGTGTTAATCGACGGTTCTGCTCTGCTGGCCGAGCTGCGCATCGACCCACAAGATCTGGCCGGCGCGATCAGAGCCGACATCAACGAGAAAACAGGATGCTGTGCTTCAGTGGGCATGG GGTCCAACATCCTCCTGGCTCGACTGGCGACCCGTAAAGCCAAGCCAGACGGACAGCACCTCCTGAAGCCTGAAGAGGTGGATGATTTTATCAGGGAGCTGCCAGTGACCAGCTTACCAG GTGTGGGTCCTGTTATGGGCAGAAAGCTGGCTGGTATGGGAGTGAGGTCGTGTGGGGATCTCCAGCAGGTTTCTCTGTCGCAGCTGCAGAAGAAGTTCGGACCTCGGACCGGACAGACTCTGTTCCGCTTCTGCAGGGGCCTCGATGAGCGGCCTGTCCGCTACGAGAAGGAGAGGAAGTCTGTCTCTGCTGATATAAACTACAACATCCGCTTCACTAAG GTTGACGAGGCTGAGTCTTTCCTCACTAACTTGTCCATGGAGGTGCAGAAACGTTTACAGGATTCCGGGCTGCGGGGCCGCAAAGTTACCCTCAAGGTCATGGTGCGAAAAGCTGGAGCGCCACTGGAGCCGGCTAAATACGGAGGTCATGGCATATGTGATAACCTCGCCAG GTCTGTGATGCTCGCTCAGTCCACTGACAGCGGTCAGCTGATCGCCGCTGCTGTCATCAAGCTGTTCCACGCCATGAAGCTGCAGGTCCAGGAAATGAGGGGAATCGGCATCCAGGTCCAGCTCCTTGACGGACATCACTCTGGCCCCCAGGACTCCGCGGGCCCCGGGTGTCGCTCCATCAAACAAATGTTGCTAGGCCAGGGAAATGGCAGATCTAGGAAAAGAA CTGCTGCTGACGACAGCACACATCAGGAAAATGCTTCCTTAAACGTCGGCCCGCCCTCCAGCTCCACTCCACGTCCTCTTTCCTCCCCCGAGCCGGTCCCAGGGACGAGCAGAGACCAGCATGCAGGCAGACAAACTCCCAAAAACTCTCGAGTGCGTCTCAACTTCAGTATCGAGGTCCCCTCCCCTTCACAG GTGGATCGCTCTGTGTTGGAGGCACTGCCTGCTGATCTGAGGGAGCAGGTGGAGCAGTCGTGGACGAATCGGGACAGGACATCAAGCCACCGTCGACCCCCAAGCCCAACGGCCCCTGCTCCTCGTCCTCCCTCTGTGAGGTCTcgtccctcctcccctcctcttcctgctgcttcAGCACAATACACGCCACCCGCTGGCACGTTGCTCCTTCAGATTCCAAATCAGCCTGACAGTCCGGGGATTGTACTGGAACTACCACACTTCTCGCAG GTTGATCCGGACGTATTTGCCGCCCTTCCcaaagagctgcaggaggaactGAAGTCTGCCTACAACAGAGTAACAAATGTCCAGCCTCAGGCAAAAATAT CAGTGGAGCCGAAGaatcctctgctgcagctgaaacaGCCAGGAGCTGGCGTTGGCATTGGTCGGGTGAAGCGGCgctacaaaagaaaaaatgcagCGAGTCCCGTTAAAAAAGGTCCCTCGCCTGTGAAGAGACGAAACACGACTAACAGCCCGGCCAAAACCCTGCCACCTCCTTTAAAACCACGGGAaccaataaacacattaaaa ACGGAAAATGGTCCCTCCACGTCAAACTCTAAAGCAGACATCCCAGTGTCCAAATTCATCCCTCGCCCTGCTCCTGTGTTGGCCGGAGCCTACGACATGACAGACATTAAGACACTCCTGCGGGAATGGGTCACCACCATACCAG AACCCATGGAGGAGGACATCCTGCAGGTGGTGAAGTTCTGCACTGATCTGATCGAGGATAAAGATCTGGAGAAATTGGATttgattataaaatatatgaaaag GCTCATGCAGCAGTCGGTAGAGTCTGTTTGGAGTATGGCTTTCGACTTCATCCTAGACAACGTGCAAGTGGTTGTGCAGCAGACTTATGGTAGCACCCTGAAGGTAgcatga
- the mrpl30 gene encoding 39S ribosomal protein L30, mitochondrial, with amino-acid sequence MSGVSRGLSSVKILTEVTLLSRCPSCVPARSKFTKARVPKEIFEERSKEHERYGGDPEQPHKLHIVTRVKSTMRRPYWEKDMVKYLGLEKAHTPVIHKNTPAVNNQLKFVKHLVRIQPLKTPYGLPAEQDLGDTYINSKGELIVHRLLQPVDPKALKS; translated from the exons ATGTCGGGGGTCAGTCGTGGTTTGAGCTCAGTGAAG ATCCTGACCGAAGTTACACTTTTGTCACGTTGCCCATCGTGTGTGCCGGCACGCAGCAAATTTACCAAAGCAAGAGTCCCCAAAGAG ATTTTTGAAGAGAGATCAAAAGAGCATGAGAGATATGGAGGAGATCCAGAACAACCTCACAAACTGCACATAGTGACACGAGTCAAGAGTACGATGAGAAGACCGTACTGGGAGAAAGACATGGTGAAATACCTGGGGCTCGAGAAG GCACATACACCTGtaattcacaaaaacacacctgcagTCAACAACCAACTGAAATTTGTCAAACATCTTGTAAG GATCCAGCCACTGAAGACGCCCTACGGCCTCCCTGCTGAGCAGGACTTAGGGGACACTTACATCAACAGCAAAGGAGAGCTGATCGTCCATCGCCTTCTCCAGCCTGTAGATCCCAAAGCTCTCAAATCCTAG
- the txndc9 gene encoding thioredoxin domain-containing protein 9 codes for MAHQSMDILSKVLEQTTKVVEEKLDAQMSKLNDIDEDDLERLKERRLEALKKAQKQKQEWLSKGHGEYREISSEKDFFGEVKDSKKVVCHFYKSSTFRCKIVDKHLTILAKKHVETKFIKLNVDKAPFLTERLRIKIIPTLALLIDGITKDYVVGFSDIGNTDDFPTEMLEWRLGCADVINYSGNLMEPPTGPQKSGTKFTKVEKKTIRGRAYDSGSDSDD; via the exons ATGGCCCACCAATCAATGGACATCCTGTCCAAGGTTTTGGAGCAGACCACCAAGGTGGTGGAGGAGAAGTTGGATGCACAGATGAGCAAACTGAATGACATTGATGAAGATGATttggagagactgaaggagaggCGATTAGAGGCGCTTAAAAAAGCCCAGAAACAGAAGCAG GAGTGGTTGTCTAAAGGCCATGGAGAGTACCGAGAAATCTCCAGTGAGAAAGACTTTTTCGGCGAGGTCAAAGACAGCAAGAAAGTTGTCTGCCACTTCTACAAAAGCTCCACCTTCAG GTGTAAGATCGTCGACAAACACTTGACCATCTTGGCCAAGAAGCACGTTGAGACCAAATTCATCAAACTGAACGTGGACAAGGCCCCGTTTCTGACAGAAAGGCTGCGGATCAAAATTATTCCCACACTGGCCCTGCTAATTGACGGAATAACAAAGGACTATGTGGTGGGATTCAGCGACATTGGAAACACTGACGACTTTCCCACAGAGATGCTGGAATGGAGACTCGGCTGTGCGGATGTCATCAACTACAG TGGTAACCTGATGGAGCCTCCTACAGGACCACAGAAGTCGGGCACAAAGTTCACAAAGGTGGAGAAGAAAACCATCCGAGGACGAGCTTACGACTCAGGCTCTGATTCTGATGACTGA